The genomic window CGTGGATCCCGCCAACTCCAACATCCTCTACTTCGGTGCTCGCAGCGGCAACGGGCTGTGGAAGAGCACAGATGGCGGAGTGACCTGGGCCAAGGTCACTTCTTTCCCCAACCCTGGCACGTACAGGCCGGACCCCACCGACACTACTGGGCTGAATAGCGACATTATCGGTCTGACCTTCGTCACTTTCGATTCCACGTCCGGGCTCACCAACGGCGCCACCTCGCGCATCTTCGTCGGTACTGCTGACAACATCACGGCTTCGGTCTATGTCTCGACCGACGCCGGTGCCACCTGGTCTGCTGTTCCCGGCCAGCCTGGGAAGTACTTCCCCCACAAGTGCAGGCTCCAGCCGACCGAGAAGGCTTTGTACCTCACATACAGTGACGGCGCTGGCCCGTACGACGGCACTCTTGGCGCTGTGTACCGCTACGATCTCACCACCAGCACCTGGAAGGACATCACTCCCGTGTCCGGCAGCGACTTGTACTTCGGCTTTGGAGGTCTGGGCGTGGACATGCAGAAGCCCGGCACCATCATGGTGGCCTCGCTGAACTCGTGGTGGCCCGATGCCCAGATTTTCCGGTCGAACGACTCGGGCACCACCTGGACGAAGATCTGGGAATGGACAAGCTACCCGAATCAGAACTGGTACTATGCTCTCTATGTAGGTACACCGTGGCAGCCGTGGTTAATCGACATACATCGCTTGGCTGACAACGCTTGCAGACCGACAATGCGCCCTGGATCAACGCTGGGTTCATCTCGCAGGACACGAAGCGGCTGGGCTGGATGATTGAGTCCCTCGAGATCGACCCGTTCGACAGCAACCACTGGCTGTACGGAACCGGTCTGACGCTCTACGGCGGCCACGACTTGACCAAATGGGATACCGCCACGCGGAACGTCACCATCTCGTCGCTCGCCGTTGGCATCGAGGAGATGTCGGTGCAGGGCCTTGCTTCGGTCCCGGGCGGAAGCGAACTCCTCGTCGCAGTTGGTGACGACTGCGGGTTCACTTTccagagcagcagcgaccTCGGCACGCCGCCCGAGACAAATTGGATGACACCCGAGTGGTCGACCTCTAGCGATGTTGGTGCGTATTCTCGCGTAATCATGGGGCTCCGACGCAGGAAGATCCCCTAACCATCTGTATACAGACTACGCTGGCAACAAGCCCCAGAACGTCGTCCGCGTCGGCAACGCCAATGGCTCGCCGCAGATCGCCCTCTCCACCGACGGCGGTGCCACCTGGTACGCGGACTACGCCACCGACAACACCAAGAGCGGCGGTACGctcgccttctcggccgacgccgacaccaTCCTCTGGTCCTCCGGTAACTCCGGCGTGCTCATTTCTCAGAACCAGGGCACCTTCACGGCCGTGTCCGCCGTACCGTCTGGtgccgccatcgccgccgacaaGCGCAACAACACCGTCTTCTacgccggctccggcggcgacTTCTACCGCAGCACGGACACGGGCACCACCTTCACCaagacggcctcggccttcggcagcgccgtctcctCTATCCAGGACATCGCCGCGCATCCGGCCGTCGCGGGCGAGGTCTGGGTCAGCACCAACGCGGGCCTGTTTCGCAGCACCGACTACGGCGTCACCTTCgcgcaggtcggcgccggcagcctcACCAAGACGCAGCAGATCGCCTTCGGCAagggcaccggcggcgcgaACTCGTGGAACTTGTACGCGTTCGGTaccggctcggccggcgccaagCTCTACGCCAGCGCCGACAACGGCGCGACGTGGGTAGATATCCAGGGTACCCAGGGCTTCGGCGCCATCAGCGCGAACAAggtcgtcggcagcggcaacgTGGCAGGACAGGTGTATGTCGGCACGAACGGGCGTGGTGTGTTTTACGCCCAAGTGTcggtcgcgggcggcggtggcggcagcTCTTCCACGGcacggccgtcgtcgacttCGACTTCCACGACCAGCAAGACCACGCTGACCACCTCGACTATCAAGACCACCTCGGTGACAACCACGTCGACCTCCACCGTCAAGAGCACGAGCACCACCACTAGTGCCGCGCCTCAAGCGACTCAGAGCCATTGGGGACAGTGCGGTGGTCAAGGGGTAGGTTCCCCTCCTTGTTTTCTGTGCACACACCGCTTTAACGTGTAAATGGTGACTAACTTGTCATAGTGGACCGGCCCGACTGTCTGTGCCTCGCCCTACACCTGCCAGAAACAGAATGATTGGTACTGGCAGTGCCTGTGAGCGCTGGTTCTGGACGGTGAAGGACGACGCGGGGAGGTGCATGCCCACTTTGTGCTCTCACTAGTTTGTTGAGTGTTGGATTTGTGGAGACATATGCGACATATTTGACCGTACATATTCTGGACTGACGCCTCCGAGGGGGCGTTCTTTCTCTTCTTGGTACATATCTTGATGCATTACACTTGGTTCTCGACGTCCTGCGGTTAACCTGTGATCTTGAACATAATGACTCCCGGCAGGTTACAGCAGCGTATCTTACGGAGAGAAATGAGATACGTGCAAGCAGGCTTAATACTCACCTGCTGCCGAGGCCGGGCCGCCCTCTGACTTACCAGCAGACCAGCCCCTACTCAACGACTTACCGCTGCTAGTTCTCTTTTCTTCCAACCATCATCCCCTTCCAAGAGGCGACGGCCCTCTCAGCCACATCTCCCCGCTCGCAAACGACGTGCCTAAccccaccgccggcggcacctcgcccagccgccCGTACCGCCGCCACTTATACACCCTAAAGCACTCCTCCGTGGGCCACTCATCCCGCGCCATCTCCCCCCTCACCGTCCTCAACCGCAGCGCCTCCCCCCAGCGGTGCGCGTCGaactcctccgcctcgcgcAGCCCGCACAGCCGCGCCCACAGCGCGGTCCCCAGCCTCGGctccgcctgccgccggctgcggtACGCCCCGCGCTCCTTGATccaccgccgcagccgctgcacctcccgccgccaccagccccGCCCGCACCGCTCGAACGTCCGGATCTCCTGCTTGGCCAGCTCCAGCCTGCGCCACCGCGCGAGGTGGTGCGCCAGTGCCTGCCGCCGGTGctcggctgccgccgtcgctgtctcgtcgtcgtcgcggccctctcctcctcctcctcctccgccgccatcccTCTTCCGCTTCACCCCCACcaacgcggcggcggcgcttaCCAGCgtcttgctgctgctgctgctgctactgtTGCCGAGAACAGCGATCTTCTGCGCAACCCTCCCCTCCACAGTCGTCGACCTCGCCAGACCAGAATGAGAGTAATCAActgccgaggaggccgccctcttcttcgcccggcgccgccaccactcggcctcctcctccagcatgaggcggtcgccggcgcgggcggcggcctcctgcGCGGCGCGCACGGAGGCCAGGCGGCCCGGCGCGTCGCGGAACAGCCGCCGCAGGTGCTGCAGCCGCAGGCCctgggccggcggcagcgaggggCTGCTGACCAGCGTCGCGCGGTCGAGTTGCCATTCCGGGATGGGAGGCTGTAGGGGCGGGCGGTGGAGGGGGTGGGTTTGGAGGTGGAAATTCATTTTacttttctcttcttttcttttttcttttttcttcttgaTATATGGCTTGCGTGATTAGGGGTTGTTAAATAGACTTTTGACTGTCCTGCTTCGGTTCCCTGGCGCTCTCAGCTGGTTCCTGTGTCTTGATACTTGGTGCTTGAGCCCCGTTGCTTCGAGACAGGCTGGATTCTTGGCCACCGGCGTGGTGCGCGTGTTGTTGCGTCGTGGCTCCGGTAATCCGGCGAGTTTAAGATCTCGAGGCAGAGTCGAAGCTGGGTTTGGTGTCGATAAAAGGTCTCTTGTGGCCGGAGGTGGGATATAATGCTGCTCGAGATCTTCGTCTTTGTCTGATCCGAAACAAATGCATTGTCTGGTTGGCACAAAGCGCATTGTGTATATTTGGGGACGCCGTTGTCCCTGAACAGTTTTTGAAACTACTCCCGTCAGCGGCCCCTTTGTTCATTCGATCTGTCCATGCTAGAGAGGGACTCAGCTGCAGTACTGCCGGTCCGAGGCGAATGGAAAAAGAGAACAAAGAGTCTACGCGATACCTGGGCGTGATGGTGGCCCCCATTGATCCTTGACACTCGCAGAAGTTGAGGGAGTCATCATATTTCGACCTCGACAACCCTAATTGGATGAGAGAGACACAGCGGAGCTTTAGTAAAATTGCTACCGacttcgccgacctcctGACGAGCAAGGTTGCGTCATGTCATTCCAAGGTTTTGGCCTGCCGCGGACGACTGGAGAATGAGAGGATCTTGATCCCGCCTGGGGGTCAACTTACATCACCGTGCCTTACGCAGCACGCTTATCTGCTCGCCATCAGCCTGCCCAACTTGCAGGCGATGCCCGATGGGGTTTACAACT from Thermothielavioides terrestris NRRL 8126 chromosome 1, complete sequence includes these protein-coding regions:
- a CDS encoding glycoside hydrolase family 74 protein (CAZy_ID 269675); this encodes MKHQSVAQLLVAAVAAPVTAAAASWKNVNIGGGGGFIPSIVFHPTAKGVAYARTDIGGLYRLNSDDSWTPVTDSLATDARWGDWGIDALALDPQDPNKVYAAVGMYTNSWDPNPGSIIRSSDKGATWASTDLPFKVGGNMPGRGMGERLAVDPANSNILYFGARSGNGLWKSTDGGVTWAKVTSFPNPGTYRPDPTDTTGLNSDIIGLTFVTFDSTSGLTNGATSRIFVGTADNITASVYVSTDAGATWSAVPGQPGKYFPHKCRLQPTEKALYLTYSDGAGPYDGTLGAVYRYDLTTSTWKDITPVSGSDLYFGFGGLGVDMQKPGTIMVASLNSWWPDAQIFRSNDSGTTWTKIWEWTSYPNQNWYYALYTDNAPWINAGFISQDTKRLGWMIESLEIDPFDSNHWLYGTGLTLYGGHDLTKWDTATRNVTISSLAVGIEEMSVQGLASVPGGSELLVAVGDDCGFTFQSSSDLGTPPETNWMTPEWSTSSDVDYAGNKPQNVVRVGNANGSPQIALSTDGGATWYADYATDNTKSGGTLAFSADADTILWSSGNSGVLISQNQGTFTAVSAVPSGAAIAADKRNNTVFYAGSGGDFYRSTDTGTTFTKTASAFGSAVSSIQDIAAHPAVAGEVWVSTNAGLFRSTDYGVTFAQVGAGSLTKTQQIAFGKGTGGANSWNLYAFGTGSAGAKLYASADNGATWVDIQGTQGFGAISANKVVGSGNVAGQVYVGTNGRGVFYAQVSVAGGGGGSSSTARPSSTSTSTTSKTTLTTSTIKTTSVTTTSTSTVKSTSTTTSAAPQATQSHWGQCGGQGWTGPTVCASPYTCQKQNDWYWQCL